The following proteins are co-located in the Peromyscus maniculatus bairdii isolate BWxNUB_F1_BW_parent chromosome 23, HU_Pman_BW_mat_3.1, whole genome shotgun sequence genome:
- the LOC102915553 gene encoding cytochrome P450 3A31 translates to MDLTSVLSLETWVLLVISLVLLYRFGTHKHDIFKKHGIPGPKPLPFVGTLLSYYKGTWKFDVECYKKYGKIWGLFDGHTPVLAIADTEMIKNILVKECYSVFTNRREFGPTGFMKKAVSMSKDEEWKRIRALLSPTFTSGKLKEMFPIIEQYGDILVKYLRREAEKGKPITMKEVFGAYSMDVITSTSFGVNVDSLNNPKDPFVEKARKLIRLDFFDPLFMSVVLFPFLTPIYEMLNVSLFPKDSIAFFKKFVDRMKENRLDSKQKHRVDFLQLMMNTHNNSKDDESHKALSDMEIIAQSIIFIFGGYETTSNTIAFALYLLATHPDIQKKLQEEIDETLPNKASPSYDKVMEMEYLDMVLNETLRLYPIANRLERVCKQDVEMDGVFIPKGSIAMIPVYALHHDPQYWPEPKEFRPERFSKENKGNISPYVYLPFGNGPRNCIGMRFALMNMKLALTKVLQNFSFQPCKETQIPLKISRKAMFQPEKPVVLKVVPRDEIITGA, encoded by the exons ATGGACCTGACTTCAGTTCTCTCCCTGgaaacctgggtcctcctggTAATCAGTCTGGTGCTTTTATACCG ATTCGGGACCCATAAACATGACATTTTTAAGAAACATGGAATTCCTGGGCCCAAGCCTCTGCCATTCGTAGGAACTCTGCTGAGTTACTACAAG GGTACATGGAAATTCGATGTCGAGTGCTATAAAAAGTATGGGAAAATATGGGG GTTGTTTGATGGTCATACACCTGTGTTAGCTATCGCAGACACAGAGATGATAAAGAATATACTAGTGAAGGAATGCTATTCTGTCTTCACAAACAGACGG GAATTTGGCCCAACGGGGTTTATGAAAAAAGCCGTCTCCATGTCTAAGGATGAAGAGTGGAAGAGAATTCGAGCCTTGCTGTCTCCCACCTTCACCAGTGGAAAACTCAAAGAG ATGTTCCCCATCATTGAACAGTATGGAGATATTTTGGTAAAATACttgagaagagaggcagagaaaggcaagcCTATCACCATGAAAGA AGTGTTTGGGGCCTACAGCATGGATGTGATCACAAGCACGTCATTTGGTGTGAATGTTGATTCCCTCAACAACCCAAAGGACCCTTTTGTGGAAAAGGCCAGGAAGCTAATAAGACTTGATTTTTTTGACCCATTATTCATGTCAGTAG TACTCTTTCCATTCCTCACCCCAATATATGAGATGTTAAATGTCTCCCTGTTCCCAAAGGATTCGAtagcatttttcaaaaaatttgtGGACAGAATGAAGGAAAATCGCCTGGATTCTAAGCAGAAG cACCGAGTGGATTTTCTTCAGCTGATGATGAACACTCATAACAATTCCAAAGACGATGAGTCTCATAAAG CTCTGTCTGACATGGAGATCATAGCCCAatcaattatctttatttttggtGGCTATGAAACCACCAGCAACACAATTGCTTTCGCCCTGTATTTACTGGCCACTCACCCTGATATTCAGAAGAAACTGCAGGAGGAGATCGATGAGACTCTGCCCAATAAG gcaTCTCCCAGCTATGATAAAGTGATGGAGATGGAGTACCTCGACATGGTGTTGAATGAAACTCTCAGATTATACCCAATTGCTAATAGACTTGAGAGAGTCTGTAAACAAGATGTTGAAATGGATGGTGTGTTTATTCCCAAAGGGTCCATAGCAATGATACCAGTTTATGCTCTTCACCATGACCCGCAGTACTGGCCAGAGCCTAAGGAATTCCGCCCTGAAAG gttcagcaaggagAACAAGGGCAACATCAGTCCTTATGTATACCTACCCTTTGGTAACGGACCCAGGAACTGCATTGGCATGAGGTTTGCTCTCATGAACATGAAACTTGCTCTCACTAAAGTCCTACAGAACTTCTCCTTCCAGCCTTGTAAAGAAACACAG ATCCCTCTGAAAATAAGCCGAAAGGCAATGTTTCAACCAGAAAAACCTGTTGTTCTAAAGGTTGTGCCACGGGATGAGATCATAACTGGAGCATGA